Proteins from a genomic interval of Cupriavidus sp. WKF15:
- a CDS encoding VOC family protein, which yields MSAPAAVLPPFHLAFPVHNLASAREFYGELLGCPEGRSSDAWIDFNFYGHQIVAHLAPDECGHHGTSAVDGHAVPVRHFGAVLSMEAWQAAADRLRAAGVEFVIEPHIRFKGEVGEQATMFFLDPSGNALELKAFSDMSSLFAK from the coding sequence ATGAGCGCACCCGCCGCCGTCCTGCCCCCGTTCCACCTGGCCTTCCCCGTCCACAACCTTGCCAGCGCGCGCGAGTTCTATGGCGAGCTCCTTGGCTGCCCTGAAGGCCGCAGTTCGGACGCATGGATCGACTTCAACTTCTACGGCCACCAGATCGTGGCGCACCTGGCGCCCGATGAGTGCGGCCACCATGGCACCAGCGCCGTTGACGGCCATGCCGTGCCCGTGCGCCACTTCGGCGCGGTGCTGTCGATGGAGGCCTGGCAAGCCGCGGCCGACCGGTTGCGCGCGGCAGGCGTGGAATTCGTCATCGAGCCGCACATCCGCTTCAAGGGCGAGGTGGGCGAGCAGGCCACCATGTTCTTTTTGGACCCGTCGGGCAATGCGCTGGAACTGAAGGCGTTTTCCGACATGTCCTCGCTGTTCGCGAAGTAG
- a CDS encoding LysR family transcriptional regulator, with translation MLRELRTFIAVARHGTFAGAGARIGLTQSAVSAQIHRLEEELGFPLFDRTGRSARLNAAGQDTLALAEELVALYERIGRQGPDAQGGMVRIGAIASAQVTFLPDAIARFRAELPGCRVRMVPGVSLSLLGQVDAGDIDIAVLIRPPYALPAELDWRPLLREPFELLVPAAMAGCHWREAIESAPFIRYDRGSFGGRLVDQFLRQHRVVVQEAIELDELEGIVQLVARGLGVGLSPRTFAAGKCGKGPPGVVALPLGADTFYREVGLVERAPHSRQPVASRLAERIAEAATALAG, from the coding sequence ATGCTGCGAGAGCTACGCACCTTTATCGCCGTCGCCCGCCACGGCACTTTTGCAGGGGCTGGCGCGCGGATTGGCCTGACCCAGTCAGCAGTCAGCGCGCAGATCCACCGGCTCGAAGAGGAGCTGGGTTTTCCGCTGTTCGACCGCACCGGGCGCTCGGCCCGGCTCAACGCGGCCGGCCAGGACACGCTGGCGCTGGCCGAGGAGCTGGTCGCGCTGTATGAACGGATCGGCCGCCAGGGTCCCGACGCGCAAGGCGGCATGGTGCGCATTGGCGCCATCGCGTCGGCGCAGGTCACTTTCCTGCCCGATGCCATTGCCCGCTTCCGCGCCGAACTGCCGGGCTGCCGCGTGCGCATGGTGCCGGGCGTATCGCTGAGCCTGCTGGGCCAGGTCGATGCCGGAGACATCGATATCGCGGTGCTGATCCGCCCGCCCTACGCGCTGCCTGCCGAACTGGACTGGCGCCCGCTGCTGCGCGAGCCGTTCGAATTGCTGGTGCCGGCCGCGATGGCAGGCTGCCACTGGCGCGAGGCCATCGAGTCGGCGCCGTTCATCCGCTATGACCGCGGCTCGTTCGGTGGCCGGCTGGTCGACCAGTTCCTGCGCCAGCATCGCGTGGTGGTGCAGGAAGCGATCGAACTCGATGAACTGGAAGGTATCGTGCAGCTCGTGGCGCGCGGGCTGGGTGTCGGGCTGTCCCCGCGCACGTTTGCAGCGGGGAAATGCGGGAAAGGGCCGCCGGGCGTCGTGGCGCTGCCGCTGGGCGCGGACACGTTCTACCGCGAAGTCGGCCTGGTCGAGCGTGCGCCCCACAGCCGCCAGCCCGTTGCCAGCCGGCTGGCGGAGCGCATTGCCGAAGCCGCTACTGCGCTGGCCGGATAG
- the msrA gene encoding peptide-methionine (S)-S-oxide reductase MsrA, with protein MTTQSEIAILAGGCFWGMQDLLRRYPGVLTTRVGYTGGDVPNATYRNHGTHAEAIEIVFDPQQISYRQILEFFFQIHDPTTRNRQGNDVGTSYRSAIFYRDDAQKQAAEDTIADVEHSGLWPGKVVTEVVPAGPFWEAEPEHQDYLERYPNGYTCHFIRPGWKLPKRG; from the coding sequence ATGACCACCCAATCCGAAATCGCAATCCTGGCCGGCGGCTGCTTCTGGGGCATGCAGGACCTGCTGCGGCGGTATCCGGGCGTGCTGACCACGCGCGTGGGCTACACGGGCGGCGATGTGCCCAACGCCACCTACCGCAACCACGGTACCCATGCGGAAGCGATCGAGATCGTCTTCGACCCACAGCAGATCAGCTATCGCCAGATCCTGGAGTTCTTCTTCCAGATCCACGACCCGACCACAAGAAACCGCCAGGGTAACGACGTCGGCACCAGCTACCGTTCGGCCATTTTCTATCGGGATGATGCCCAGAAGCAGGCAGCGGAAGACACAATTGCCGATGTCGAGCACTCAGGCCTGTGGCCCGGCAAGGTCGTGACGGAGGTCGTACCCGCGGGCCCGTTCTGGGAAGCCGAGCCGGAACACCAGGATTACCTGGAACGCTACCCTAACGGCTACACCTGCCATTTCATCCGGCCGGGCTGGAAACTGCCGAAGCGCGGTTGA
- a CDS encoding CDP-diacylglycerol diphosphatase, whose protein sequence is MPAFPPDLKTESRRPWLRRGMLGAALLALSTLALTAQCRQDDLWLPGMTRDSLWQHVQERCLVPERERHADCAVVDRERGLVLYKDALGPSHYLVIPDHKVTGVDDPALWESGTGNQWAFGWEARDIVSKAIGKRVPDNLVGLAVNSRASRSQDQLHIHLDCIGEAARAFIADHAGQASEGWAEFRFQGKPVRAVLIPSSDDTLRFNAFDAVRTSLPQTGRVTDRGVFVTYVSRQDGRSGFLVVDQPVDAASGSTGHASDFLDRACRLGRTQ, encoded by the coding sequence ATGCCTGCCTTCCCTCCCGACCTGAAGACCGAATCCCGCCGCCCTTGGCTGCGCCGCGGCATGCTGGGGGCTGCACTGCTTGCGCTTTCGACGCTGGCGCTGACCGCGCAATGCCGCCAGGACGATCTGTGGCTGCCGGGCATGACGCGCGACAGCCTGTGGCAGCACGTGCAGGAGCGCTGCCTGGTCCCGGAACGGGAGCGCCACGCCGATTGTGCGGTCGTCGACCGCGAACGCGGCCTGGTGCTGTACAAGGACGCCCTCGGCCCCAGCCATTACCTCGTGATCCCCGACCATAAAGTGACCGGCGTAGACGATCCTGCGCTGTGGGAAAGTGGAACCGGGAACCAGTGGGCGTTCGGCTGGGAGGCGCGCGACATCGTCAGCAAGGCCATCGGCAAGCGCGTGCCCGACAATCTGGTCGGCCTGGCGGTGAACTCCCGTGCATCGCGCAGCCAGGACCAGCTTCATATCCACCTCGACTGCATCGGCGAGGCCGCGCGCGCGTTCATTGCCGATCACGCCGGCCAGGCAAGCGAGGGCTGGGCCGAGTTCCGCTTCCAGGGCAAGCCGGTGCGCGCGGTGCTGATTCCGTCTTCCGACGACACATTGCGCTTCAATGCGTTCGACGCCGTCCGGACAAGTCTTCCGCAAACGGGGCGGGTCACGGACCGCGGTGTGTTTGTCACCTACGTGTCGCGCCAGGACGGCCGGTCCGGATTCCTGGTCGTGGATCAGCCGGTGGATGCCGCGTCGGGGAGCACCGGCCACGCCAGCGATTTCCTTGACCGGGCATGCCGGCTTGGCCGAACGCAGTGA
- a CDS encoding substrate-binding domain-containing protein has protein sequence MQAAGLAQFPLVVGGVVPVVNLDGVGAGQVRLTGALLAGIFQGKIVNWNDPTIAQANPGIAGVVFVLMPRGANANGVARDALAFFRWALREGQADAAVEHYVALPPALVEQVEAYWGQWFKPGVGPGAPRGDP, from the coding sequence TTGCAGGCCGCAGGCCTGGCGCAATTCCCGCTGGTCGTGGGAGGCGTGGTGCCGGTGGTCAATCTCGACGGCGTTGGCGCGGGGCAGGTGCGCCTGACCGGTGCGCTGCTAGCCGGCATATTCCAGGGCAAGATCGTTAACTGGAATGACCCTACCATTGCGCAGGCAAATCCCGGCATCGCCGGCGTGGTGTTCGTGCTGATGCCACGCGGTGCCAACGCGAATGGCGTCGCCAGGGATGCGCTCGCGTTTTTCCGCTGGGCATTGCGCGAAGGGCAGGCCGACGCGGCCGTCGAACACTACGTGGCGCTCCCGCCGGCGCTGGTCGAACAGGTCGAAGCCTACTGGGGACAATGGTTCAAGCCGGGCGTCGGCCCTGGCGCGCCACGCGGCGATCCATGA
- a CDS encoding CDP-diacylglycerol pyrophosphatase has translation MQSLMRVTIRMITVPGTPGRAALHRAAVYPTSEDGAAPLMVSDWSQREPEVFLAAQTWARSRAFIISNPRSGSFYGGRYGRY, from the coding sequence ATGCAATCGCTGATGCGCGTGACGATTCGTATGATCACCGTACCGGGCACTCCCGGACGGGCCGCCCTTCACAGGGCGGCTGTTTACCCAACGTCGGAAGACGGCGCAGCCCCGCTGATGGTGAGCGACTGGAGCCAGCGCGAGCCCGAAGTCTTCCTCGCGGCGCAAACCTGGGCGCGAAGCCGCGCATTCATCATTTCCAATCCGCGCAGCGGCTCTTTCTACGGCGGCCGGTACGGTCGGTACTAG
- the phnC gene encoding phosphonate ABC transporter ATP-binding protein — translation MMHAIEVRGLTKSFRADRKALDDVTLHVAPGEMVALLGASGSGKSTLLRHIAGFVTGDAHAGEILVNGRAVQRNGRLAGDVRSVRSEIGFVFQQFNLVGRLPVMTNVLAGMLSRLPKWRSLLRLFRADEIQAGLDALAQVGIDDYAFQRASTLSGGQQQRAAIARTLVQNARVILADEPIASLDPESSRRVMSLLAQINRTRQVAVVVSLHQVDVAMRYCPRVVALRHGKVVYDGPSAALTPDMLRDLYGTEAEELLHDSLATGPGSVPMPAPALATMKLATA, via the coding sequence ATGATGCATGCCATCGAAGTGCGCGGCCTGACCAAGTCGTTCCGCGCAGACCGCAAGGCGCTTGACGATGTCACGCTGCACGTCGCGCCCGGTGAAATGGTTGCCCTGCTGGGCGCCTCGGGCTCCGGCAAGTCAACGCTGCTGCGCCACATTGCCGGCTTCGTTACCGGCGATGCCCACGCCGGCGAAATCCTCGTGAACGGCCGTGCCGTCCAGCGCAACGGACGCCTCGCGGGCGACGTGCGCAGCGTGCGCTCGGAGATCGGCTTCGTGTTCCAGCAGTTCAACCTGGTCGGGCGCTTGCCGGTCATGACCAACGTGCTGGCCGGCATGCTGTCGCGGCTGCCGAAATGGCGCAGCCTGTTGCGCCTGTTCCGGGCCGACGAGATCCAGGCAGGACTCGATGCCCTCGCCCAGGTTGGTATAGACGACTATGCGTTCCAGCGTGCCTCGACGCTGTCGGGCGGCCAGCAGCAGCGCGCCGCCATCGCCCGCACGCTGGTGCAGAACGCGCGCGTGATCCTGGCCGACGAGCCGATTGCCTCGCTGGACCCGGAATCGTCGCGCCGCGTGATGTCCTTGCTGGCGCAGATCAACCGCACGCGCCAGGTCGCCGTGGTGGTGTCGCTGCACCAGGTGGACGTGGCGATGCGTTACTGCCCGCGCGTGGTCGCGCTGCGCCATGGCAAGGTCGTCTACGACGGCCCGTCCGCGGCGCTCACGCCTGACATGCTGCGCGACCTGTATGGCACCGAGGCGGAAGAACTGCTGCACGACTCGCTCGCCACCGGGCCGGGAAGCGTGCCCATGCCCGCTCCCGCCCTCGCAACCATGAAGCTTGCGACGGCCTGA
- the phnD gene encoding phosphonate ABC transporter substrate-binding protein: MLRRTFLAVVASGMVALPAFAQDAKTLNIGFISTESSSNLKSAWQPVIDDLSKTLGVTVKPFFASDYAGIIEGMRFNKVQIAWFGNKSAMEAVDRANGEVFASVIDKDGNPGYWSLLIVSKDSDIKSVEDVIKHGKELSYGAGDPNSTSGTAVPGYYLWAAHKVEPKTLFKAVRISNHETNLLSVLNKQVDVAVNNTENFERYRINTGKNPYDMVRVLWKSPLIPADPLVYRKDLPADLKKKIQTFFVNYGKGADAAREKQVLATLTYQGFRPSTDAQLVPIRQIELAKEKARIETDTTLAAADKQKQLADVSRRLAELDKAVSTQ, encoded by the coding sequence ATGCTTCGCAGAACTTTTCTCGCCGTGGTTGCATCGGGCATGGTCGCCCTGCCCGCCTTTGCACAGGACGCCAAAACCCTGAACATCGGCTTCATCTCGACGGAATCGTCGTCGAACCTGAAATCGGCCTGGCAGCCGGTGATCGATGACCTCAGCAAAACGCTCGGCGTTACCGTCAAGCCGTTCTTTGCGTCGGACTACGCTGGCATCATCGAAGGCATGCGCTTCAACAAGGTCCAGATCGCCTGGTTCGGCAACAAGTCGGCCATGGAAGCCGTGGACCGCGCCAACGGCGAGGTGTTCGCCTCCGTGATCGACAAGGACGGCAACCCGGGCTACTGGTCGCTGCTGATCGTCAGCAAGGACAGCGACATCAAGAGCGTGGAAGACGTCATCAAGCACGGCAAGGAACTGAGCTATGGTGCCGGCGACCCGAACTCCACCTCCGGCACCGCTGTGCCGGGCTATTACCTGTGGGCCGCCCACAAGGTCGAGCCGAAGACCCTGTTCAAGGCCGTGCGTATCAGCAACCACGAGACCAACCTGCTCTCCGTGCTGAACAAGCAGGTGGACGTGGCCGTGAACAACACCGAGAACTTCGAGCGCTATCGTATCAACACGGGCAAGAACCCGTATGACATGGTCCGCGTGCTGTGGAAGTCCCCGCTGATCCCGGCAGACCCGCTGGTCTACCGCAAGGACCTGCCGGCCGACCTGAAAAAGAAGATCCAGACCTTCTTCGTCAACTACGGCAAGGGCGCCGACGCCGCGCGCGAGAAGCAGGTGCTGGCCACGCTGACCTACCAGGGCTTCCGTCCGTCCACCGACGCGCAGCTCGTCCCGATCCGCCAGATTGAACTGGCCAAGGAAAAGGCGCGCATCGAAACCGATACCACGCTGGCCGCCGCGGACAAGCAGAAGCAGCTTGCCGACGTGTCGCGCCGCCTGGCCGAGCTCGACAAGGCTGTCAGCACCCAGTAA
- the phnE gene encoding phosphonate ABC transporter, permease protein PhnE, whose translation MTVTTRHALPPSPNSQARPPRTPLSVMLVWAIVLAMLALSWNGADMRPLDLLRDSGNMGRFAADFFPPDFRDWRHYLEEMVVTVQIAVWGTAMAVFMAVPLGLLCSANIVPAWVYQPARRVMDACRAINEMVFAMLFIVAVGLGPFAGVLALWIHTTGVLAKLFAEAVEAIDPGPVEGVRATGAGPLEEIVYGVIPQVLPLWLSFALYRFESNVRSASVVGIVGAGGIGTVLWEIIRSFQYGQTCAVMIIIIVFVTAIDVISAQIRKVLV comes from the coding sequence ATGACCGTCACCACCAGGCACGCCCTGCCGCCCTCCCCGAACAGCCAGGCCCGGCCGCCGCGCACTCCGCTTTCCGTGATGCTGGTCTGGGCAATCGTGCTGGCCATGCTTGCCCTGTCGTGGAACGGCGCCGACATGCGCCCGCTGGACCTGCTGCGCGACTCCGGCAACATGGGGCGGTTTGCCGCGGACTTCTTCCCGCCCGATTTCCGCGACTGGCGCCACTATCTCGAAGAAATGGTCGTGACCGTGCAGATCGCGGTATGGGGTACGGCCATGGCCGTCTTCATGGCGGTGCCGCTCGGCCTGCTGTGCTCGGCCAATATCGTGCCGGCGTGGGTCTACCAGCCGGCGCGCCGCGTCATGGATGCATGCCGCGCCATCAACGAGATGGTCTTCGCCATGCTGTTCATCGTGGCGGTCGGGCTGGGTCCCTTTGCCGGCGTGCTGGCCCTTTGGATCCACACCACGGGCGTGCTGGCCAAGCTCTTCGCCGAGGCCGTCGAAGCCATCGACCCGGGTCCCGTCGAAGGCGTGCGCGCCACCGGTGCGGGCCCGCTGGAAGAGATCGTCTACGGCGTCATTCCGCAGGTGCTGCCGCTGTGGCTGTCGTTCGCGCTGTACCGCTTCGAGTCGAATGTGCGCTCGGCTTCGGTGGTGGGGATCGTCGGCGCGGGCGGTATCGGCACCGTGCTGTGGGAGATCATCCGCAGCTTCCAGTACGGCCAGACCTGCGCCGTGATGATCATCATCATCGTGTTTGTGACGGCGATTGACGTCATATCGGCACAGATCCGCAAGGTACTGGTCTGA
- a CDS encoding phosphonate degradation HD-domain oxygenase, giving the protein MLTLPRIESLFASHGTAYYGGEAISQTAHALQCAQLAEQAGEPEPLIIAALLHDVGHLMLAESSTTDMRHQEAAADALAALFGPDVTEPVRLHVAAKRYLCAMDAGYFGTLSEASVHSLALQGGPYDASQASAFAAAPYADAAVRLRRYDDLAKVVDLPTPPLAHYLDMAARCARPAA; this is encoded by the coding sequence ATGCTGACCCTGCCCCGCATCGAATCCCTGTTCGCCAGCCACGGCACCGCCTACTACGGCGGCGAGGCGATCAGCCAGACCGCGCATGCGCTCCAGTGCGCGCAACTGGCCGAGCAGGCCGGCGAACCCGAGCCGCTGATCATTGCAGCGTTGCTGCATGATGTCGGCCACCTGATGCTGGCCGAAAGCAGCACCACCGACATGCGCCACCAGGAAGCCGCCGCGGATGCACTGGCGGCGCTCTTCGGCCCGGACGTGACTGAGCCCGTCCGCCTGCACGTGGCCGCCAAGCGCTACCTGTGCGCGATGGATGCCGGCTATTTCGGCACGCTGTCCGAGGCCTCGGTCCATAGCCTTGCGCTGCAGGGCGGACCCTACGATGCCTCCCAGGCGAGCGCATTCGCGGCGGCCCCGTACGCCGACGCCGCCGTACGCCTGCGCCGCTACGATGACCTGGCGAAAGTCGTGGATCTGCCCACGCCGCCGCTCGCGCACTACCTGGACATGGCCGCGCGCTGCGCGCGTCCCGCGGCATGA
- a CDS encoding GNAT family N-acetyltransferase produces the protein MSDPVPSLREVQGSDEELRQLAALLATMDDEPELALATMRERYAAMQRFPFYRCYLMVDADDRPLGTFSLLLFPTMVHDGRPEAIVEGVVVAPAARGTGVGKAMMHEAMRIAREAGACKLALSSNARRLRTHDFYRSLGFTEHGISFSTAL, from the coding sequence ATGAGCGATCCGGTGCCGAGCTTGCGCGAGGTGCAAGGCAGCGACGAGGAGCTTCGGCAGCTCGCCGCCCTGCTCGCGACCATGGACGACGAGCCGGAGCTTGCGCTGGCCACCATGCGCGAACGCTATGCGGCGATGCAGCGCTTCCCGTTCTACCGCTGCTACCTGATGGTCGATGCGGACGATCGCCCGCTTGGCACGTTCAGCCTGCTGCTGTTCCCGACCATGGTCCACGACGGACGCCCGGAAGCGATTGTCGAAGGCGTTGTGGTCGCGCCCGCCGCGCGCGGCACGGGCGTCGGCAAGGCCATGATGCACGAAGCCATGCGGATCGCGCGCGAGGCCGGCGCGTGCAAGCTGGCCCTTTCTTCCAACGCGCGGCGCCTGCGCACGCACGATTTCTATCGGAGCCTGGGGTTCACCGAACACGGCATCAGCTTCAGCACGGCGCTGTAG
- a CDS encoding tripartite tricarboxylate transporter substrate binding protein produces the protein MLLGAAPALAPLAARAQAYPARTVRLISPYGPGGSNDTSARLLAEALSRKYGQQFVVENKPGAGTRVANETLARATPDGYTLLWAAAPFAINTAAGLPQQYDIHRDFVAVGPRVVGPVFLIVKADSPARSVADFVKLARARAQGVTFASPGAGSGPHLTAELLGAQARFKVLNVHYRGDATAYTELLAGRVDATLTAITTALPFIKAGKLRVLAVASEQRTPVYPDAPTFVEQGYPGVIGYGWFGLMAPAGTPAAIVRQINQDATAVLSGADLRNKLAALGLQPEPVDSAGFAGFIDAEVRKWATVIKASGVVLE, from the coding sequence ATGCTGCTGGGTGCGGCGCCCGCGCTGGCGCCGCTGGCAGCACGGGCGCAAGCGTATCCGGCGCGCACGGTGCGGCTGATTTCCCCCTATGGTCCCGGCGGGTCCAACGACACCTCGGCACGGCTGCTGGCCGAAGCGCTGAGCCGCAAGTACGGGCAGCAGTTCGTGGTCGAGAACAAGCCCGGCGCCGGCACCCGGGTGGCCAACGAAACGCTGGCGCGCGCCACTCCCGACGGCTACACGCTGCTGTGGGCCGCCGCGCCGTTTGCCATCAATACGGCGGCCGGGCTGCCACAGCAATACGACATCCACAGGGATTTCGTCGCGGTCGGGCCGCGCGTGGTCGGCCCGGTGTTCCTGATCGTCAAGGCAGACTCGCCGGCGCGCTCGGTCGCGGATTTCGTGAAGCTGGCCCGTGCCAGGGCGCAAGGCGTCACCTTTGCGTCGCCCGGCGCCGGGTCCGGGCCGCACCTGACGGCGGAACTGCTTGGCGCGCAGGCGAGGTTCAAGGTGCTGAACGTGCACTACCGCGGCGATGCCACCGCCTACACCGAACTGCTGGCCGGCCGCGTGGATGCCACGCTGACCGCCATCACGACGGCGCTGCCATTTATCAAGGCAGGCAAGCTGCGAGTGCTGGCGGTCGCTTCGGAGCAGCGCACGCCGGTCTATCCCGATGCGCCCACCTTCGTCGAGCAGGGCTATCCCGGCGTGATCGGCTACGGCTGGTTCGGCCTGATGGCGCCGGCCGGCACGCCCGCCGCCATCGTGCGACAGATCAACCAGGATGCCACCGCCGTGCTGTCCGGCGCGGATCTGCGCAACAAGCTGGCGGCGCTGGGATTGCAGCCCGAGCCGGTGGACAGCGCTGGCTTCGCGGGCTTCATCGACGCGGAAGTGCGCAAGTGGGCGACGGTGATCAAGGCCAGCGGCGTGGTGCTGGAGTAG
- a CDS encoding DUF1254 domain-containing protein — MPSADFHTPALAREAVLYTLPLYEMARMRAATCPRRRREGAFADERPDGTLRWVNQFFHTRQLLGPQHRQVVTPNNDTLYSNAWLDLSQGALLLEVPDSAGRYYVLGLLDFYTNPFAYIGSRTTGTQPGRFLLHGPGWQGEAPAGATAIACPTDAVWLLGRLLVDGPDDLPAVHALQDRFRMTLPDGGDAVRAYDVGMLPSEHLGASAQQVRRYAEVVNRALRENPPPADEATTVQSFAAVGLGTACEGMPLDDKQVALLAAAMEQVLDELARPIPSALGGGWSLPVEIGESFGTRYAERAQVARNYIGALGMDEAMYIIADCDAHGRPLDGNEAHELVFRAGQLPQVGAFWSLTMYDKGDCMLVENPIGRYSLGDRSPSLRYEPDGSLRLHLGAAAPRDAARHGNWLPAPAGHFYVALRLYVPGEAHLGKTFPYPGIQATEA; from the coding sequence ATGCCATCCGCCGATTTCCATACGCCCGCGCTGGCCCGCGAGGCCGTGCTGTACACGCTGCCGCTCTACGAAATGGCGCGCATGCGCGCCGCCACCTGCCCGCGCCGCCGCCGTGAAGGCGCCTTTGCCGACGAGCGCCCCGACGGCACGCTGCGCTGGGTCAACCAGTTCTTCCACACGCGCCAGCTGCTGGGCCCGCAGCACCGGCAGGTGGTCACGCCCAACAACGACACGCTGTACAGCAACGCCTGGCTCGACCTGTCGCAGGGGGCGCTGCTGCTGGAAGTGCCGGACAGCGCCGGACGCTACTACGTGCTCGGGCTGCTCGATTTCTATACCAACCCGTTTGCCTACATCGGCAGCCGCACCACCGGCACGCAGCCCGGGCGCTTCCTGCTGCACGGTCCCGGCTGGCAGGGCGAAGCGCCGGCTGGCGCCACCGCCATCGCCTGTCCGACCGATGCGGTGTGGCTGCTGGGCAGGCTGCTGGTGGACGGCCCTGACGACCTGCCCGCGGTGCATGCGCTGCAGGACCGCTTCCGGATGACGCTGCCGGACGGCGGCGACGCTGTGCGCGCGTACGACGTCGGCATGCTGCCCAGCGAACACCTCGGCGCGTCGGCGCAACAGGTGCGGCGCTATGCCGAAGTGGTGAACCGCGCGCTGCGCGAGAACCCGCCGCCAGCGGACGAGGCGACGACCGTGCAATCCTTCGCGGCGGTTGGCCTCGGTACCGCCTGCGAGGGCATGCCGCTGGACGATAAACAGGTGGCGCTGCTGGCCGCTGCCATGGAGCAGGTGCTGGACGAGCTGGCCCGGCCGATACCATCCGCGCTTGGCGGCGGCTGGAGCCTGCCAGTCGAGATCGGCGAGTCGTTCGGCACGCGCTATGCCGAGCGCGCCCAGGTGGCGCGCAACTACATCGGCGCGCTGGGCATGGACGAGGCCATGTACATCATCGCTGACTGCGACGCACACGGCCGCCCGCTCGACGGCAACGAAGCGCACGAGCTGGTGTTTCGCGCTGGCCAGCTGCCGCAGGTGGGCGCGTTCTGGTCGCTGACCATGTACGACAAGGGCGACTGCATGCTGGTGGAAAACCCGATCGGCCGCTATTCACTGGGCGACCGCTCGCCCAGCCTGCGCTATGAGCCGGACGGCAGCCTGCGCCTGCACCTGGGTGCCGCCGCGCCGCGCGACGCGGCACGCCACGGCAACTGGCTGCCGGCGCCGGCGGGGCACTTCTACGTGGCCCTGCGGCTCTACGTGCCGGGCGAGGCGCACCTCGGCAAGACCTTCCCGTATCCGGGCATCCAGGCCACGGAGGCATGA